A single window of Sphingobacterium sp. ML3W DNA harbors:
- a CDS encoding SusC/RagA family TonB-linked outer membrane protein, with the protein MKRKINHINKLWGYLQKLSKHRGDGLLLMSKMLFLTLVLNSFMVSLYAQAPRKESGVNGQIYELTGLVVSALDGKPMQDVSIRIDDENLKIRASKEATFQVLVKNRKGEIKFSYVGYKTQKLNYTAGVSLTVKLIPEDNVMEEVEVVSTGFQKIPKERATGSFEFVDNKLFNRKVSTDFVSRLEDVVPSISFDKSYASGRGKVLGFSVRGESSISTIKWPLVVVDGVPYESNFDFLNGYFNNINPNDVENITVLKDAAASSIWGAKSGNGVIVITTKRGKYNQPFQISVNSNVTIGNKPNLYLYPQMASADYIEAERFLFDKGYWNSKMKRYSTNLTPVIQLLKKHKEGDIGDSELEGGLDALKDIDMREDFLKYIYRESTKQQYNVQLRGGSEKINTQFSIGYDKNLETVVTSSYNRLTLKNNTQMRPVKNLSLDLGITYTESKRKDSESPMGYNQMGRGTGNFPYMRMADENGNSLVVDAISRNPIFRDTVAGGRLLDWKYRPLDELFETHEITNIRETFVNLQAAYQIKPTLKVSGLYAYQQSYQPTEEWRGMGSVYQREFINYRASWNDDEVIWNIPVGDYLNTLSRSNTTHQSRIQLDYTKNWSDKHNLIAIAGTELRQVKSAMRSSVFMGYDPQTLTFQPVAYGKQIKALNGIGGSTQLTDYSQMEAYTNRYVSYFANVAYTYNSRYVISASARQDASNLFGVSTNDKFQPFWSVGGAWVLSNESFVNEQLFPLLKLRATYGYNGNVNNSTAAYPIISLQSAPHYMTGNPYATMQSPPNPSLKWERVGMLNLGLDFNFNNRISGSLEYYIKRPKDLIASTKIDPTTGYSTLNVNSADLDGRGADISINTDVIQNTQFKWSSNFVFAYNTTKVKRSFISDKRADSFVSYPYYGAMTAVEGLDLYSLLTYKWAGLSPESGKPRGYLNGEVSEDYFALVYGAEIDDLENHGSSRPTYFGSFRNSFSYKNLELSFNISYQLGYKFIRTSFDNRFFINNDLGHADYAKRWQRPGDEKWTDVPAFVYPSSIPASEMYYSSSALVERGDQIKLRDIQLSYTLTQMNKIGVKNARVYAYVQNIGTIWRANKLNIDPEYGESIPDPMSISLGLNFNL; encoded by the coding sequence ATGAAAAGAAAAATAAACCATATAAACAAGCTCTGGGGATATCTCCAGAAGCTATCTAAACATAGGGGAGACGGCTTGCTGTTGATGAGCAAGATGCTGTTTTTGACCCTAGTATTGAACTCTTTTATGGTTAGTTTATATGCTCAGGCGCCCCGCAAGGAAAGCGGGGTGAATGGGCAAATATATGAACTCACAGGACTTGTGGTGTCCGCCCTAGATGGTAAACCGATGCAAGACGTATCCATTCGTATCGATGATGAGAATCTAAAAATCCGAGCATCTAAAGAGGCAACTTTCCAGGTACTCGTCAAAAATCGAAAAGGGGAAATAAAATTCAGTTACGTCGGCTACAAAACCCAAAAACTCAATTATACCGCAGGAGTATCATTAACTGTGAAATTGATACCCGAAGACAATGTAATGGAGGAAGTGGAAGTAGTATCTACAGGTTTTCAGAAAATCCCGAAAGAAAGAGCGACTGGAAGCTTTGAATTTGTGGATAATAAGTTGTTCAATAGGAAGGTGTCGACAGACTTTGTGAGTCGGTTGGAAGATGTGGTGCCTAGTATATCGTTTGATAAAAGTTATGCTTCTGGTAGAGGCAAGGTGTTGGGATTTAGTGTTCGTGGCGAAAGTAGCATTAGTACTATAAAATGGCCTCTAGTTGTTGTTGACGGAGTTCCATATGAATCTAATTTTGATTTTTTAAATGGTTACTTTAATAATATTAATCCTAATGATGTTGAAAACATAACCGTATTGAAAGATGCAGCAGCATCTTCTATTTGGGGTGCTAAGTCTGGTAATGGTGTAATTGTGATAACCACCAAACGTGGGAAATACAATCAACCATTTCAAATATCGGTAAATTCTAATGTGACTATCGGGAACAAGCCTAATTTATACCTCTACCCGCAAATGGCAAGTGCCGATTATATAGAAGCTGAACGTTTCCTTTTTGATAAAGGTTATTGGAATAGTAAAATGAAAAGATACAGCACCAATTTAACTCCTGTTATTCAGTTATTAAAGAAACATAAAGAAGGTGATATTGGAGATTCTGAACTAGAAGGTGGACTAGATGCCTTAAAAGATATCGATATGCGCGAGGATTTTTTGAAGTATATTTACAGAGAGTCTACCAAGCAACAGTATAATGTCCAATTGCGCGGTGGTTCGGAAAAAATAAATACACAATTCTCCATTGGATATGATAAGAATCTAGAAACCGTTGTTACCTCTTCTTACAACCGTCTTACTCTGAAGAACAACACCCAAATGAGGCCCGTCAAAAATCTAAGTTTGGATTTAGGGATAACCTACACCGAGTCAAAAAGAAAGGACAGCGAAAGCCCTATGGGGTATAATCAAATGGGACGAGGTACTGGTAACTTTCCGTACATGCGGATGGCAGATGAAAACGGTAATTCTCTCGTGGTAGATGCGATCTCTCGAAATCCAATCTTTCGCGACACCGTAGCTGGCGGAAGATTATTGGACTGGAAATATAGACCTTTAGATGAGTTGTTTGAAACCCATGAGATCACCAATATTCGGGAGACCTTTGTAAATTTGCAAGCTGCATATCAGATTAAACCTACACTTAAAGTCTCCGGATTATATGCTTACCAACAATCCTATCAACCTACTGAAGAATGGCGGGGAATGGGCTCGGTCTACCAAAGAGAATTTATCAATTATAGGGCATCTTGGAATGATGATGAAGTGATTTGGAATATTCCTGTAGGCGATTATTTGAATACCTTGTCTCGATCTAATACCACACATCAGAGTCGAATACAGCTGGATTATACTAAAAATTGGTCGGATAAGCATAATCTAATAGCTATAGCGGGTACTGAACTAAGGCAGGTTAAATCCGCGATGAGAAGCTCTGTTTTTATGGGATATGATCCGCAAACCTTGACTTTTCAACCGGTAGCATATGGAAAACAGATCAAGGCATTAAATGGAATTGGGGGATCGACTCAATTGACCGATTATTCACAGATGGAAGCGTACACCAATCGTTATGTATCGTATTTTGCCAATGTAGCTTATACCTATAACTCCCGATACGTGATTAGTGCAAGTGCCAGACAGGACGCCTCCAACCTGTTTGGGGTAAGTACCAATGATAAATTTCAACCTTTTTGGTCTGTAGGTGGGGCTTGGGTACTTTCAAATGAATCCTTTGTAAATGAACAGTTATTTCCATTGTTGAAGTTGCGGGCTACTTATGGTTATAACGGTAATGTGAACAATAGCACTGCTGCCTATCCGATTATTTCATTGCAATCCGCTCCTCATTACATGACTGGTAATCCCTATGCTACCATGCAGTCGCCTCCCAATCCAAGCTTAAAATGGGAACGTGTAGGAATGTTGAATTTGGGGTTGGATTTTAATTTCAATAATCGGATATCTGGAAGTTTAGAATATTATATTAAGCGCCCGAAAGACTTGATTGCCAGTACGAAGATTGACCCAACGACTGGTTATAGTACATTGAATGTCAATTCAGCAGATCTGGATGGTCGTGGAGCGGATATATCGATCAACACAGATGTTATTCAAAATACTCAATTTAAGTGGTCATCTAATTTTGTATTCGCGTATAATACCACGAAAGTTAAACGTTCGTTTATTTCAGACAAAAGAGCAGACAGCTTTGTTTCATATCCTTATTACGGGGCAATGACAGCAGTAGAAGGTTTAGACCTTTATAGTTTACTGACGTATAAATGGGCAGGTCTAAGTCCAGAATCAGGAAAACCAAGAGGATATTTGAATGGTGAGGTGTCAGAGGATTATTTTGCGTTGGTATATGGGGCAGAGATTGATGATTTGGAAAACCACGGCTCTTCTAGACCCACCTACTTTGGGTCATTTCGAAATAGCTTTTCCTATAAGAATTTAGAGCTCTCTTTTAACATCTCTTATCAACTGGGTTATAAATTTATAAGAACATCTTTTGATAACCGGTTTTTTATTAATAATGATTTAGGTCATGCTGATTATGCTAAAAGATGGCAAAGACCTGGGGATGAAAAATGGACGGATGTGCCTGCTTTTGTTTATCCAAGTAGTATACCTGCATCTGAAATGTATTATTCATCTTCAGCATTGGTGGAGCGTGGAGATCAGATCAAATTGCGGGATATCCAGTTGAGTTACACTTTAACCCAAATGAATAAAATTGGTGTAAAGAATGCTCGAGTGTATGCCTACGTACAAAATATAGGGACTATATGGAGGGCAAATAAGCTTAATATTGATCCCGAGTATGGAGAGTCTATTCCTGATCCAATGTCCATTTCATTGGGACTTAATTTCAACTTGTAA
- a CDS encoding RNA polymerase sigma factor — MEKETFSTLIDDPDQGIRLIVEHFRVQLLGQISRFIHNDDELVKDVFQLTLIAIWKDHRNIGEMADPFVWIMAIARNIAYCTLRSERKHLKEPIEDHVDVCSNELADTKLVYQETLNELMLQATELTPMERNILIGSKVDGMDNKELEKVHKLKPQRVRNLLSSAQRKIRKLFKR; from the coding sequence ATGGAAAAGGAAACCTTTAGTACATTGATTGATGATCCTGATCAGGGGATACGGCTCATCGTAGAACATTTTCGAGTTCAATTATTGGGGCAGATCAGCCGTTTTATTCATAATGATGATGAATTGGTCAAAGATGTGTTTCAGCTTACATTGATAGCGATATGGAAAGATCATCGAAACATTGGTGAAATGGCTGATCCCTTTGTATGGATAATGGCGATAGCTCGAAATATTGCTTATTGTACACTTCGGTCTGAACGAAAGCATCTTAAAGAACCAATCGAAGACCATGTGGATGTATGCAGTAATGAACTGGCGGATACGAAGCTGGTCTACCAAGAGACGCTTAATGAGCTGATGCTACAGGCAACAGAGCTTACTCCAATGGAAAGGAATATTTTGATAGGCTCTAAAGTCGATGGAATGGATAATAAAGAATTGGAAAAAGTCCATAAGCTCAAGCCGCAACGGGTCAGGAACTTACTGAGTTCTGCACAGAGGAAGATCAGAAAGCTATTTAAGCGTTGA
- a CDS encoding RagB/SusD family nutrient uptake outer membrane protein gives MKLIVYILLLAAPLVGCADFLDIKPNQKMAVPKTLEQADILLNDYSSMNTGYPNLGEIAADDYYLNSADLSAVEQEDEKLSYNWSGTMITMNTQWQNPYKTVYLANQVLEILQKLESSSDFVKYKQVMGGAHFFRAFAFHQLASVFTLPYNPTTAPQELGIPLRLDPALDYRSIRSSLEQTYQQIINDYNMAIGNLSIVETRKGRPHKAAAYAGLARVYLDMQDYAKAYAYADSSLSLKHSLMQYSMRDHTIRFPFERFNEEVLFPATMLFSYGLDQFLARVDPELYEMYADNDYRKQLYFQHNDADPETYGFRGSYDNSSAINFIGLTTGETYLIRAECAVRINRKNQALADINMLLSHRLKVAEFLPITESDPDKLLRIILGERRKELMFRGRRWSDLKRLNQDVRFKKTLIRVLDGREYRLEPNSLKYAHLIPELAIMESGMTQNKR, from the coding sequence ATGAAACTTATCGTATATATTCTGCTCTTAGCAGCGCCACTTGTTGGCTGTGCTGACTTTTTAGATATCAAACCCAATCAAAAGATGGCTGTACCTAAAACATTAGAACAGGCAGACATTTTGTTAAATGATTATAGCAGTATGAACACTGGGTATCCTAATCTGGGGGAAATAGCTGCAGATGATTATTATTTGAATTCAGCGGATTTAAGTGCAGTTGAACAGGAAGATGAAAAACTGAGCTATAATTGGTCTGGAACGATGATCACGATGAATACACAGTGGCAAAACCCATACAAAACGGTGTATCTGGCCAACCAGGTATTAGAGATATTACAAAAACTAGAAAGCAGTTCTGATTTTGTCAAATATAAGCAAGTAATGGGAGGAGCTCATTTTTTTAGAGCTTTTGCCTTTCATCAGCTTGCTTCGGTGTTCACCTTGCCCTATAACCCTACTACAGCACCACAGGAGTTGGGTATTCCTTTAAGATTGGATCCTGCGTTAGATTATAGATCAATACGGAGCAGCCTAGAACAAACTTATCAACAGATCATAAACGACTATAATATGGCCATCGGTAATCTTTCAATAGTAGAAACTCGTAAAGGTAGACCACATAAAGCAGCAGCATATGCGGGGTTGGCAAGAGTTTACTTGGATATGCAGGATTATGCCAAAGCATATGCTTACGCCGACTCGAGTTTGAGCCTCAAACATAGCTTAATGCAGTATAGTATGCGTGATCATACGATCAGGTTTCCTTTTGAACGTTTTAATGAGGAAGTACTTTTTCCAGCGACGATGCTATTTAGTTATGGATTAGATCAGTTCTTAGCTCGGGTCGATCCAGAGTTGTATGAAATGTATGCTGATAACGATTATAGAAAGCAATTGTACTTTCAGCATAATGATGCTGATCCTGAGACTTATGGCTTTAGAGGTTCTTATGATAATAGTTCAGCCATTAACTTTATCGGATTGACGACTGGTGAGACCTATCTGATCCGGGCTGAATGTGCTGTTCGTATCAATCGTAAGAATCAAGCTTTAGCTGATATCAATATGCTCCTGTCGCATCGTCTTAAAGTAGCTGAATTTCTACCCATTACTGAATCTGATCCAGATAAATTATTACGGATTATATTAGGTGAGCGAAGAAAGGAATTAATGTTTAGAGGGCGACGTTGGTCCGATTTGAAACGACTCAATCAGGATGTACGTTTTAAAAAGACATTGATTCGGGTACTCGATGGGAGAGAATATCGATTGGAGCCAAACAGTCTGAAATATGCGCATTTAATACCTGAGTTGGCCATAATGGAATCAGGTATGACACAAAATAAACGTTAG
- a CDS encoding HIRAN domain-containing protein, whose translation MSEFSKIYLAWRKGSGSRRHIVGLLEKDNDNNVTFQYLPEAKTLRKTQGFIPYFEFQDLDKVYHVNVLSIFSHRLIKTDRPDVQNFLDFWEVNADKADDKFYLLGKTQGLTATDNFEFLAEYHTTTDLHFLTDISGLSYAHIPRNFVKNGDLLQYSLEKDNEHDKEAVMVTFNGTKLGYIKRIHCRVFQETPHLLLSVKAIEQNGVIRKIFVKVSN comes from the coding sequence ATGAGTGAGTTTTCAAAAATATATCTTGCATGGCGTAAGGGATCGGGATCCCGTAGGCATATTGTTGGACTTTTGGAAAAAGACAACGATAATAACGTTACATTTCAGTATTTACCTGAAGCCAAAACATTAAGAAAGACACAAGGATTTATACCTTATTTCGAGTTTCAAGACTTAGATAAGGTATATCACGTCAATGTACTTTCTATTTTCTCCCATAGATTAATAAAAACGGATCGTCCTGATGTTCAAAATTTTTTAGACTTTTGGGAAGTTAATGCTGATAAGGCAGATGACAAATTTTATTTACTTGGCAAAACTCAGGGCTTAACAGCAACGGATAACTTTGAATTTCTAGCAGAATACCATACTACTACAGACCTTCACTTTTTAACCGATATTTCCGGTCTTTCTTATGCTCATATACCAAGAAACTTTGTAAAGAACGGAGACTTGCTCCAATATTCGTTGGAAAAAGATAACGAACATGATAAAGAAGCTGTAATGGTAACATTCAATGGTACGAAACTGGGATATATAAAAAGAATACATTGCAGGGTTTTTCAAGAAACTCCACACTTATTATTAAGTGTGAAAGCTATTGAACAAAATGGCGTAATCAGAAAAATATTCGTTAAAGTATCTAATTAG
- a CDS encoding TlpA family protein disulfide reductase, whose amino-acid sequence MNKILINLLILLLSSSIVSAQKDTDRSQELKVGQHLPKLAAFPVLNYSRGNIDLSTLQGKVVILDFFDTFCVNCIAAMPKLQQLQNELGDKLQVILVTWQDKATIENFYKSNAFLKEHKVALPTIYEDTLLRLYFPHKGVPHTAWLKQGKVQAITFADFAKAEHVEKLYLEGKIHLPLKADFRDESSPVSINKLVDGSLVNLSISGYQDGKMWHGIQIKKDSVTQKRKVSFYNRDILGAYTAALSLIKKPTFVLKEERIKWKVSNPDRYRYLASGDGKNSWLLDHGICYERIDVLDIDTQRVAKVIINDLNNGLGLNVYWSIEEIPCLVLQRLDDDAVIIEKSEDGLEGTEVLVFTIDYLGKFPPVFDEVKSTVNIKVDDYSSLDALNKQLQNQGLVLKKDARKMEVLVFEESE is encoded by the coding sequence ATGAATAAGATATTAATAAATTTATTGATCCTATTGTTGTCAAGCTCGATAGTCAGTGCTCAAAAGGATACAGATCGTAGTCAAGAATTGAAAGTAGGACAGCATTTGCCAAAATTAGCTGCTTTTCCTGTGTTGAACTACAGTAGGGGGAATATTGACTTAAGTACTTTGCAGGGTAAAGTTGTTATTTTAGATTTTTTCGATACTTTTTGTGTTAACTGCATAGCAGCAATGCCCAAGCTCCAGCAGCTTCAGAATGAATTGGGAGACAAATTGCAGGTGATCTTGGTTACTTGGCAAGACAAAGCAACGATCGAAAATTTTTATAAGAGCAATGCATTTCTTAAAGAGCATAAAGTTGCCCTTCCAACCATATATGAAGATACGCTATTGCGTCTTTATTTTCCTCATAAAGGGGTGCCTCATACAGCTTGGCTCAAGCAGGGGAAAGTTCAGGCGATAACATTTGCAGATTTTGCTAAAGCGGAGCATGTGGAAAAACTCTATTTGGAAGGTAAGATACATTTGCCTTTAAAAGCAGATTTTAGAGATGAATCATCCCCGGTTAGTATTAATAAACTTGTGGATGGATCGCTTGTTAATCTTTCTATATCGGGATATCAAGATGGTAAAATGTGGCATGGAATTCAAATTAAAAAGGATAGCGTTACTCAAAAAAGGAAAGTGAGTTTTTATAACCGTGATATTCTTGGTGCATATACTGCGGCACTCAGCCTTATAAAAAAACCAACATTTGTTTTAAAAGAGGAGCGTATAAAGTGGAAAGTTAGCAACCCAGATCGCTATCGTTATTTAGCTAGTGGAGATGGTAAGAATAGCTGGCTACTGGATCATGGCATTTGCTATGAGCGTATAGATGTACTTGACATCGATACACAACGTGTGGCAAAGGTAATTATTAACGATCTTAATAATGGATTGGGATTGAATGTCTATTGGTCAATAGAGGAAATTCCATGTTTGGTACTGCAACGATTGGATGATGATGCTGTAATTATTGAAAAAAGCGAAGATGGACTGGAAGGGACAGAGGTATTGGTGTTTACAATTGATTATTTAGGGAAGTTTCCGCCGGTTTTTGACGAGGTTAAGTCTACAGTGAACATTAAGGTTGACGACTATTCAAGTTTGGATGCTCTTAATAAGCAATTGCAAAATCAGGGATTGGTTCTAAAAAAGGATGCTCGGAAAATGGAAGTTTTGGTCTTTGAAGAAAGCGAGTAA